From the Streptococcus sp. 29887 genome, one window contains:
- the thiT gene encoding energy-coupled thiamine transporter ThiT, giving the protein MFPSKMRVLAEVAIFSAIALVFDKFPLFTMPQGGSVSLVMLPILLLSLRHGWQIGLVTGGIVGTIQLFYGGYFLNIFQVFLDYALSYAGIGLAGLLAPLLTKHKDLRQAALIISLSGLLGGSIRLLATFLSGIIFYADYATPGMPVWLYSFTYNISYILPSTIIACILLILLYKARPNFYTL; this is encoded by the coding sequence ATGTTTCCATCCAAAATGCGTGTGTTAGCTGAAGTAGCTATTTTCTCTGCCATTGCCCTGGTCTTTGACAAGTTCCCTCTCTTTACCATGCCCCAAGGTGGTTCAGTTTCTCTGGTCATGTTACCCATCCTACTCCTTTCTCTTCGCCACGGTTGGCAAATTGGCTTGGTAACCGGTGGAATTGTAGGAACCATTCAACTCTTCTATGGTGGTTACTTTTTAAATATCTTCCAAGTTTTTCTGGACTATGCGCTCTCCTATGCTGGAATTGGTTTAGCAGGATTATTGGCACCGCTTCTCACTAAACATAAGGACCTCAGACAAGCTGCCCTCATCATCAGCCTTTCTGGTTTACTTGGTGGTAGCATTCGACTACTTGCTACCTTCCTATCTGGTATCATCTTCTATGCTGACTACGCTACACCTGGTATGCCTGTCTGGCTCTATTCCTTTACCTATAATATCAGCTATATTCTCCCTTCAACTATCATCGCTTGTATCCTACTCATTCTACTCTATAAAGCAAGACCAAATTTTTACACTCTTTAA
- a CDS encoding RNA polymerase sigma factor, which produces MSIKLDEYEKEVIGIAEEISYYLQKSGATFADSQDIAQDVLVKILEAELVLPFDKLRAWLYRSAVRAYIDKYRRDKHYHEILQREFFASEKVLVYDQEGYDELYQAVADLPSKYQHVIDLYYFQDMSVKEIAHILGYSQSLVKINLYRGRKLLAKNLKEKGYEYENF; this is translated from the coding sequence ATGAGCATCAAATTAGATGAATATGAAAAAGAAGTCATCGGTATTGCCGAGGAGATTTCCTACTACCTGCAAAAATCAGGCGCCACATTTGCAGATAGTCAGGATATAGCCCAGGATGTACTGGTGAAAATCTTAGAAGCAGAACTTGTCCTTCCTTTTGACAAATTACGAGCCTGGCTTTATCGTTCGGCAGTTAGAGCCTACATCGACAAATACAGGAGGGACAAGCACTATCATGAAATTCTACAAAGGGAATTTTTTGCCAGCGAAAAGGTTTTGGTTTATGACCAAGAAGGCTATGACGAACTCTATCAGGCGGTCGCAGACTTACCATCCAAGTATCAGCATGTCATTGACCTTTATTATTTTCAGGATATGAGTGTCAAAGAGATTGCCCATATCTTAGGATATAGTCAGAGTTTGGTGAAAATCAATCTTTACCGCGGTCGAAAACTTCTAGCAAAAAACTTAAAAGAGAAAGGGTATGAATATGAAAACTTTTGA
- a CDS encoding DUF4430 domain-containing protein translates to MKRIFLIVTFLMTMVLAACQANPVEQAETKITVTLQITKDGKTASQEVQAEQGDSVMDVLEDYHQVEEDNGMVTAIDGVSQNPSTNTYWMYKINNQMADKGAEELKLAAGDKIEFYLETFE, encoded by the coding sequence ATGAAACGAATATTTCTTATTGTTACATTTCTTATGACAATGGTTCTAGCTGCGTGTCAGGCAAATCCTGTAGAACAAGCTGAAACCAAGATAACAGTCACTTTGCAAATTACCAAAGACGGTAAAACAGCTAGCCAGGAAGTGCAGGCTGAGCAGGGCGATAGTGTCATGGATGTTTTAGAGGACTACCATCAAGTAGAAGAAGATAATGGCATGGTAACAGCTATTGATGGTGTTAGTCAAAATCCAAGTACTAATACCTACTGGATGTATAAAATCAATAATCAAATGGCAGACAAGGGGGCAGAAGAGCTGAAACTAGCTGCTGGCGATAAGATTGAATTTTATCTTGAAACATTTGAATAA
- the lysS gene encoding lysine--tRNA ligase: MSTEHFEELNDQQIVRREKMTALAEQGIDPFGKRFERSTNSAELKAQYEDKSKEDLEELGQTAIIAGRIMTKRGKGKAGFAHIQDREGQIQIYVRKDDVGEENYEIFKKADLGDFIGVEGDVFKTNVGELSIHARKLTHLSKALRPLPEKFHGLTDIETRYRKRYLDLITNRESFDRFVTRSKIISEIRRYLDGLGFLEVETPVLHNEAGGAAARPFITHHNAQNIDMVLRIATELHLKRLIVGGMERVYEIGRIFRNEGMDATHNPEFTSIEVYQAYADYLDIMDLTEGIIQHTAKAVVGDGPVTYQDTVINIHEPFKRIHMVDAIKEQTGVDFWQEMSFEEAKALAAEHKVPVEKHHTEVGQIINSFFEEYVEATLIQPTFVYGHPVAVSPLAKKNDEDPRFTDRFELFIMTKEYGNAFTELNDPIDQLERFEAQAKAKELGDDEATGVDYDYIEALEYGMPPTGGLGIGIDRLCMLLTDTTTIRDVLLFPTMK, translated from the coding sequence ATGTCAACTGAACATTTTGAAGAATTAAATGACCAACAGATTGTCCGTCGTGAAAAAATGACGGCTCTTGCTGAACAGGGCATTGACCCATTTGGAAAACGTTTTGAGCGTTCTACCAACTCAGCTGAATTGAAGGCCCAGTACGAAGACAAATCAAAAGAAGACTTAGAAGAATTGGGCCAAACAGCTATCATCGCAGGTCGTATCATGACCAAGCGTGGTAAGGGTAAAGCGGGTTTTGCTCACATTCAAGACCGCGAAGGCCAGATTCAAATCTACGTTCGTAAGGATGATGTTGGCGAAGAAAATTATGAAATCTTCAAAAAAGCAGACCTTGGTGACTTTATCGGTGTCGAGGGAGATGTCTTCAAGACCAACGTTGGTGAGTTGTCTATCCATGCTCGCAAGTTAACTCACCTGTCTAAAGCGCTCCGCCCATTGCCAGAAAAATTCCACGGATTGACAGACATCGAGACCCGCTACCGCAAGCGTTATTTGGACTTGATTACCAACCGTGAGAGCTTTGACCGCTTTGTGACCCGCTCAAAAATCATCTCAGAAATCCGCCGTTACCTTGACGGACTTGGTTTCTTGGAAGTGGAAACACCTGTCCTTCACAACGAAGCTGGTGGTGCTGCAGCTCGTCCATTCATCACCCACCACAATGCCCAAAACATTGATATGGTCCTTCGTATCGCGACAGAACTCCACCTCAAACGCTTGATCGTCGGCGGTATGGAACGCGTTTATGAAATTGGTCGTATCTTCCGTAACGAAGGCATGGATGCGACCCACAACCCTGAGTTCACTTCCATTGAGGTTTACCAAGCCTACGCGGATTACTTGGACATCATGGACTTGACTGAGGGCATTATCCAGCACACTGCCAAGGCTGTTGTCGGCGATGGTCCTGTGACCTATCAAGATACTGTCATTAACATCCACGAGCCTTTCAAGCGAATTCACATGGTTGATGCTATTAAGGAACAAACTGGCGTGGACTTCTGGCAAGAGATGAGCTTCGAGGAAGCTAAAGCCCTTGCAGCTGAACACAAGGTCCCTGTGGAAAAACACCATACAGAAGTTGGTCAAATCATCAACAGCTTCTTTGAAGAATACGTTGAAGCAACTCTTATCCAACCAACCTTTGTCTATGGTCACCCAGTAGCCGTATCTCCACTGGCTAAGAAAAACGATGAAGACCCACGCTTCACAGACCGCTTCGAGCTCTTCATCATGACCAAGGAATATGGAAACGCCTTTACAGAATTGAACGACCCAATCGACCAATTGGAACGCTTTGAAGCCCAAGCCAAAGCTAAAGAACTCGGTGACGACGAAGCGACAGGCGTTGACTACGACTACATCGAAGCCCTCGAATACGGTATGCCACCAACAGGCGGCCTGGGAATCGGTATCGACCGCCTCTGCATGCTCTTGACAGACACCACTACTATTCGGGATGTACTCCTATTTCCTACAATGAAGTAA
- a CDS encoding DUF368 domain-containing protein yields MTAWISRIIKGMIIALGFILPGVSGGVLAAILGIYERLIGFLANIRKDFKENFLFFVPVGIGGILGIALFSFPVEFLLQHFQVPVLWAFAGAIIGTIPSLVKESTLKSQRDAIDWAWLIGTFIISGLFLYNLNSLVGTLPANFISFVLAGALIALGILVPGLSPSNLLLILGIYTPMLNGFKSLDLLGTFLPIAIGGALAMVAFSKAMDHALKAYHSRVYHFIIGIVLSSTLLILIPQAGNEEAISYAGAGFGTWISAVVLFILGTWLGLWMSKLEEKYK; encoded by the coding sequence ATGACTGCTTGGATTTCAAGAATAATCAAAGGTATGATTATCGCCCTTGGTTTTATTTTACCTGGTGTTTCTGGGGGAGTACTGGCTGCTATCTTGGGAATATATGAACGACTGATTGGATTTTTGGCAAATATTCGCAAGGATTTTAAGGAAAACTTTCTTTTCTTTGTACCTGTTGGTATTGGTGGAATTTTAGGGATTGCTCTCTTTTCTTTCCCTGTTGAATTTCTCTTGCAGCATTTTCAAGTTCCTGTTTTGTGGGCATTTGCAGGAGCAATCATCGGAACCATTCCTAGCTTGGTCAAGGAATCGACACTAAAAAGCCAACGTGATGCGATTGACTGGGCTTGGTTGATTGGAACCTTTATCATTTCAGGACTTTTCCTTTATAATCTCAATAGTCTAGTTGGAACCCTTCCAGCAAACTTCATAAGCTTTGTATTGGCAGGTGCCTTGATTGCTTTGGGTATTCTAGTACCTGGTCTTAGCCCTTCAAACTTACTCTTGATTTTAGGTATCTACACGCCAATGCTCAATGGTTTCAAGTCACTTGATTTGTTGGGGACCTTCTTGCCAATCGCTATTGGTGGAGCCTTAGCAATGGTCGCATTCTCAAAAGCTATGGATCATGCTTTAAAGGCTTACCATTCACGCGTTTACCACTTCATCATCGGAATTGTTTTATCATCTACCCTCTTGATTTTAATTCCGCAAGCTGGCAATGAAGAAGCTATTTCCTATGCTGGTGCAGGATTTGGTACATGGATTTCTGCTGTAGTTCTCTTCATTTTGGGAACATGGCTAGGACTTTGGATGAGCAAATTAGAGGAAAAGTATAAATAA
- a CDS encoding histidine phosphatase family protein, which produces MKIYFVRHGKTEWNLEGRFQGASGDSALLPQAFEELELLGKHLADLPFDAIYSSDLQRATITAEQIAKANRYCQTVQTSPQLREWSFGKLEGSKMSIFRAIYPKQARALKHNLALFNNDLFEAESVRQVTQRMVDFVQSLKGQDMETVLIVSHGAFLTASIHRLLGFPPAQLRHRGGLDNASISILETKDFELFTELAWNDTSYKSH; this is translated from the coding sequence TTGAAAATCTATTTTGTCCGTCATGGAAAGACCGAATGGAATTTGGAAGGCCGTTTCCAAGGCGCTTCTGGAGATTCTGCTCTCTTGCCACAAGCTTTTGAAGAGCTGGAATTGCTAGGAAAACACTTGGCAGACCTGCCTTTTGATGCTATTTATTCTAGTGATTTACAACGTGCAACAATCACTGCTGAACAGATTGCCAAAGCCAATCGATATTGTCAAACCGTCCAGACTAGCCCTCAATTACGGGAATGGAGTTTTGGAAAATTGGAAGGAAGTAAGATGTCGATTTTTCGTGCTATCTATCCCAAGCAAGCACGGGCTCTCAAACATAATCTAGCCCTTTTTAACAATGACCTATTTGAAGCCGAAAGCGTTCGCCAGGTAACTCAACGAATGGTGGACTTTGTCCAATCGCTGAAAGGACAAGACATGGAAACAGTCCTCATAGTCAGTCATGGTGCCTTTCTAACCGCTTCTATCCATCGCCTGCTTGGTTTTCCACCAGCCCAACTACGTCACCGAGGTGGTTTGGATAATGCTTCCATTTCCATTTTGGAAACGAAAGACTTTGAACTCTTTACCGAACTGGCTTGGAATGATACCAGCTACAAATCTCACTAA
- a CDS encoding aminoacyl-tRNA deacylase: MAKKVKIKKTLVDQMLDKAKIDHDSLVLNALEGQLPPGIEEKDIYKTLALTGDKTGPVIGIVPITEHLSEKKLAKISGNKKVSMIPQKDLEKTTGYVHGANNPVGIRQKHNFPIYIDQSALELGHLIVSAGEIGRSIKIDSQVLADFVKADFADLIEGRD; encoded by the coding sequence ATGGCTAAAAAGGTTAAAATCAAAAAAACCTTGGTGGACCAAATGTTAGACAAGGCTAAGATCGATCATGATAGCCTTGTTTTAAATGCCCTTGAAGGCCAATTGCCACCAGGAATTGAAGAAAAAGATATATACAAAACGCTGGCGTTAACAGGTGATAAGACAGGACCTGTCATTGGTATTGTGCCTATTACTGAGCACCTGTCTGAGAAAAAATTAGCCAAAATTTCTGGTAATAAAAAAGTCAGCATGATCCCACAAAAAGACTTGGAAAAGACAACTGGCTATGTTCACGGTGCCAACAATCCTGTCGGTATTCGTCAAAAGCACAACTTCCCAATCTACATTGACCAATCTGCCCTTGAACTTGGTCACTTGATTGTCTCTGCTGGAGAAATTGGTCGGTCGATCAAAATCGATAGCCAGGTTTTAGCTGATTTTGTAAAAGCTGACTTTGCTGATTTGATTGAAGGGAGAGATTAG
- a CDS encoding glycoside hydrolase family 25 protein translates to MRKKINPMVVIGFFLSFFILISITGVLGNTANKKETVTTQSSTTASSSSKKSGTKPSYHITNALEMKPIIDVSAWQRPSEIDYDTLSQNISGAIVRIQSGSHTKSENTATDKNGLDKSFATHIKEFQARNIPVAVYAYVTGNSIENMKEEARSFYKAANQYNPTFYWLDVEEYTMNDMNAGVEAFRKELETLGAKNIGIYIGTYFMEDHSINVDKFDAIWIPTYGDDSGYYNAAPNTDLDYDLHQYTSRGYVNGFAHHLDLNLITTLKDPNEVYQKLFTTP, encoded by the coding sequence ATGAGAAAGAAAATAAATCCAATGGTTGTTATTGGTTTTTTCCTATCTTTTTTTATTCTAATTTCCATAACTGGTGTTCTGGGAAATACTGCCAATAAGAAAGAAACCGTAACAACCCAATCAAGTACAACTGCTAGCTCCAGCTCGAAAAAATCAGGAACAAAGCCTAGCTATCATATCACCAATGCCCTTGAAATGAAACCAATCATTGACGTTTCAGCCTGGCAAAGACCATCCGAGATTGATTACGACACACTAAGCCAGAATATTTCTGGTGCTATCGTCCGTATTCAGAGTGGTTCACATACCAAGAGTGAAAATACAGCCACTGACAAGAATGGACTAGATAAGTCTTTTGCAACCCATATCAAAGAGTTTCAAGCTCGCAATATCCCAGTTGCAGTCTATGCCTATGTAACAGGTAACAGCATTGAAAATATGAAGGAAGAGGCCCGTAGTTTCTATAAGGCTGCCAACCAATACAACCCTACTTTTTATTGGTTAGACGTAGAAGAATACACCATGAATGATATGAATGCTGGTGTAGAAGCCTTCCGCAAGGAGTTGGAAACCCTAGGTGCTAAGAATATCGGTATCTATATCGGGACCTATTTCATGGAGGACCATAGTATCAATGTTGATAAATTTGATGCCATCTGGATACCAACTTACGGGGACGACTCTGGCTACTACAATGCTGCTCCAAATACTGATCTCGACTACGACTTACACCAATATACATCTCGAGGTTATGTCAATGGCTTTGCCCATCATTTAGACCTCAACCTTATCACAACCCTAAAAGATCCTAATGAAGTATATCAAAAACTATTTACAACCCCATAA
- the ftsW gene encoding cell division peptidoglycan polymerase FtsW, which produces MKIDKRQLLNYSILIPYLILSVIGLIIVYSTTSATQIINGRDPFRTVINQSLFWGVSLFAIYTIYRMKLSFLRRKAVIYSVILFEVFLLAISRLFPPINGAHGWIPLPGAGNLQPAEYLKLIIIWYLAHEFAKQQADIRTYDYQALIQGSWIPREFTDWRVVSLLLLAMVATLPDLGNATIVVLIMVIMISVSGIAYRWFLTAVLSIVAVSGFVLGTIFVLGVETVEKIPLFGYIARRFAAFFDPFGNATGAGLQLTHSFYAMSNGGWLGRGLGNSIEKKGYLPEAQTDFVFSIVIEELGFVGASLILALLFFLIIRIIIVGVRARSPFNSMMALGVAGMLLIQTFVNIGGIAGIIPATGVTFPFLSQGGSSLLIISIGIAFVLNIDANEKRKLIEEEIERTIG; this is translated from the coding sequence ATGAAGATTGACAAACGGCAGTTATTGAACTATTCCATTCTCATTCCCTATCTAATTTTATCTGTGATAGGGTTGATAATCGTCTATTCAACAACCAGTGCCACGCAAATTATCAATGGGAGGGATCCTTTTAGAACAGTCATTAACCAATCGCTGTTCTGGGGTGTCAGCCTCTTTGCTATCTATACGATTTACCGTATGAAATTAAGCTTTTTGAGAAGGAAGGCTGTCATTTACTCAGTTATTTTATTCGAGGTGTTTCTCTTAGCCATTTCTCGATTGTTTCCGCCCATCAATGGGGCCCACGGTTGGATTCCCTTACCTGGAGCTGGTAATTTACAGCCTGCCGAATACCTCAAGTTGATTATCATCTGGTATTTGGCTCACGAATTTGCCAAACAGCAGGCTGATATTCGGACCTATGACTACCAGGCTCTAATACAGGGGAGCTGGATCCCTAGGGAATTTACCGATTGGCGTGTGGTCAGCCTCCTCTTGTTAGCTATGGTGGCAACCTTGCCTGACTTGGGAAATGCAACCATTGTCGTCTTGATTATGGTGATTATGATTAGTGTCAGTGGTATTGCTTATCGTTGGTTTTTGACAGCGGTTTTGAGTATCGTTGCAGTGTCAGGCTTTGTTCTGGGAACAATCTTTGTTCTTGGTGTGGAAACAGTTGAGAAAATTCCTCTGTTTGGCTATATCGCCCGTCGTTTCGCAGCCTTTTTTGACCCTTTTGGCAATGCCACGGGGGCAGGGTTGCAGTTGACCCATTCCTTCTATGCCATGAGTAATGGTGGCTGGTTGGGTCGCGGTTTGGGGAACTCCATTGAGAAAAAGGGATATCTACCAGAAGCGCAGACAGACTTTGTGTTTTCCATTGTGATTGAAGAGTTGGGATTTGTGGGTGCTAGCTTGATTTTGGCCCTGCTTTTCTTCCTCATCATTCGCATTATCATTGTAGGTGTTCGTGCCCGCAGTCCATTTAATTCCATGATGGCCTTGGGTGTGGCAGGAATGCTCCTCATTCAGACCTTTGTCAACATTGGTGGAATTGCAGGTATTATTCCTGCGACGGGAGTGACCTTCCCCTTCCTATCGCAAGGAGGGTCTAGCCTACTCATTATTTCGATTGGCATTGCCTTTGTCCTCAATATCGATGCCAACGAGAAGCGTAAATTGATTGAAGAAGAGATTGAACGGACAATCGGCTAA
- the ppc gene encoding phosphoenolpyruvate carboxylase yields MSIQKLENYNNKETIQEEIAILTTILEEVAAQMMPQETFNKIIELSQLSREDDYQSLIAIIGQLNNEELAVISRYFAVLPLLINISEDVDLAYEINHQNNIDQDYLGKISTTIDMVAKQENAAEILEKLNVVPVLTAHPTQVQRQSMLDLTKHIHELLRRYRDVKMGLLNKTKWEDQLRCYIEIIMQTDMIREKKLKVTNEITNVMEYYNSSFIKAVTKLQGEYKRLAAEKGIELNNPRPITMGMWIGGDRDGNPFVTAETLKLSALTQCQVIMNYYDEQLHKLYRNFSLSTSIVKVSTAVKMLAEKSEDSSVYREHEPYRRAFHYIQMKLANTRDYLVDNKPSDVRYANVTEFKEDLLAIKQSLIDNKANALIKGDFTELLEAVEAFGFYLASIDMRQDSSIHEASVAELLASARIVENYSSLSEEAKCHVLLKQLETDPRILSATHVPKSEQLQKELAIFAAARELKDKLGEEIIKQHIISHSESVSDLLELAVLLKEVGLVDMDKARVQIVPLFETIEDLDNASATMRQYLQLDLAKRWIAGNKYYQEIMLGYSDSNKDGGYLSSGWTLYKAQNELTQIGQEFGVHITFFHGRGGTVGRGGGPSYDAITSQPFGSIKDRLRLTEQGEVIGNKYGNKDAAYYNLEMLVSATLDRMITQMITNPNEIDGYRETMDAIVADSYSIYRDLVFNNPHFYDYFFAASPIREVSSLNIGSRPAARKTITEIGGLRAIPWVFSWSQNRVMLPGWYGVGSSFKRFIDKDPANLAKLQKMYESWPFFRSLLSNVDMVLSKSNMNIAFEYAKMCESEEVRNIFHIILDEWQLTKDVILSIEQNDALLAELPFLKASLDYRMPYFNVLNYIQIELINRLRRGELSKEQENLIHITINGVATGLRNSG; encoded by the coding sequence ATGTCTATCCAAAAACTAGAAAACTATAACAACAAAGAAACCATTCAAGAAGAAATTGCGATTTTAACGACTATCCTTGAAGAAGTGGCGGCTCAGATGATGCCCCAGGAAACCTTCAATAAGATTATTGAATTGTCCCAGCTTTCTCGTGAGGATGATTACCAGTCCTTGATTGCGATTATTGGTCAATTAAATAACGAAGAATTAGCAGTCATTTCTCGTTACTTCGCTGTCCTTCCTTTGCTGATTAACATTTCAGAAGATGTGGATTTGGCCTATGAAATCAACCACCAGAATAATATCGACCAAGATTATCTTGGGAAAATCTCAACGACTATTGACATGGTGGCCAAGCAGGAAAATGCGGCAGAAATTTTGGAAAAACTCAATGTTGTACCCGTTTTGACAGCCCATCCAACCCAGGTGCAACGTCAATCTATGTTGGACTTGACCAAACATATCCATGAGTTGCTTCGTCGCTACCGTGATGTGAAAATGGGCTTGCTGAACAAAACTAAGTGGGAAGACCAACTTCGTTGCTACATTGAAATCATCATGCAAACGGATATGATTCGCGAGAAGAAGTTGAAGGTAACCAACGAAATCACCAACGTTATGGAATACTATAATTCTTCCTTTATCAAGGCCGTAACCAAGTTACAAGGTGAGTACAAGCGCTTGGCTGCAGAAAAAGGCATTGAGCTCAACAATCCTCGCCCCATTACCATGGGCATGTGGATCGGTGGTGACCGAGATGGCAATCCATTTGTAACGGCAGAAACACTGAAATTGTCAGCCTTGACCCAGTGTCAAGTCATCATGAATTACTACGATGAGCAACTCCATAAACTCTACCGTAATTTCTCTCTGTCTACTTCTATTGTCAAGGTATCAACAGCAGTCAAAATGCTGGCTGAGAAATCTGAAGACAGTTCTGTCTACCGTGAACATGAACCTTACCGTCGTGCCTTTCATTATATTCAGATGAAATTGGCCAATACGCGCGATTATTTGGTGGATAATAAGCCTTCGGATGTTCGCTACGCCAATGTCACTGAATTCAAAGAAGACTTGCTTGCTATTAAACAGTCCTTGATTGACAATAAGGCAAACGCCTTGATCAAGGGTGATTTTACAGAATTGCTGGAAGCAGTGGAGGCCTTTGGTTTCTACCTGGCAAGTATTGATATGCGTCAGGACTCTTCTATTCACGAGGCAAGTGTAGCAGAACTCTTGGCTTCAGCCCGCATTGTCGAAAATTACTCTAGTTTGTCTGAGGAAGCCAAATGCCATGTTCTCTTGAAACAGTTGGAAACAGATCCGCGTATTCTTTCTGCTACCCATGTTCCTAAGTCGGAGCAATTGCAAAAAGAATTGGCTATTTTTGCAGCAGCCCGTGAATTGAAAGACAAACTTGGTGAGGAGATCATCAAACAACACATTATCTCTCATTCTGAGAGTGTGTCTGACTTGTTAGAACTCGCCGTGCTCTTGAAAGAAGTTGGCTTGGTCGATATGGACAAGGCGCGTGTGCAGATTGTTCCACTCTTTGAAACCATCGAGGACTTAGACAATGCTTCAGCAACCATGCGCCAATACCTGCAACTTGATTTGGCTAAACGTTGGATTGCGGGCAATAAATATTATCAAGAAATCATGCTAGGCTACTCGGATTCCAATAAGGATGGAGGCTATCTCTCATCTGGTTGGACACTCTACAAGGCTCAGAATGAATTGACACAAATCGGTCAAGAATTTGGTGTTCATATTACCTTCTTCCATGGTCGTGGTGGTACCGTTGGTCGTGGTGGCGGTCCATCCTATGATGCCATTACTTCACAACCATTTGGTTCCATCAAAGACCGCCTTCGTCTGACAGAACAGGGGGAAGTGATTGGTAACAAGTACGGTAACAAGGATGCTGCTTACTACAATTTGGAAATGCTGGTATCAGCAACTCTTGACCGCATGATTACCCAAATGATTACCAATCCAAATGAGATTGATGGTTACCGTGAAACCATGGACGCCATTGTGGCGGATAGCTACTCGATCTATCGTGACTTAGTCTTTAACAATCCTCATTTCTACGATTACTTCTTTGCAGCAAGTCCAATTCGTGAGGTATCTAGTCTAAATATCGGTTCTCGTCCAGCAGCTCGTAAAACCATTACAGAAATCGGTGGACTTCGTGCCATTCCTTGGGTATTCTCATGGTCGCAAAACCGCGTCATGCTTCCTGGTTGGTACGGAGTAGGCTCCAGCTTTAAACGCTTTATTGACAAGGACCCAGCCAACTTAGCAAAATTACAGAAAATGTATGAAAGCTGGCCATTCTTCCGTTCACTCCTATCGAATGTGGACATGGTTCTGTCCAAATCCAACATGAACATCGCCTTTGAGTATGCGAAAATGTGCGAGAGCGAGGAAGTAAGAAATATCTTCCATATTATTTTAGATGAATGGCAGTTGACCAAGGATGTTATCCTGTCTATTGAGCAAAATGATGCGCTACTGGCAGAACTTCCTTTCCTCAAGGCCAGTCTAGACTACCGTATGCCATATTTCAACGTCCTCAACTATATTCAGATTGAACTGATTAACCGCCTTCGTCGTGGAGAACTCAGTAAGGAACAAGAAAACCTCATCCACATCACCATCAACGGTGTGGCGACAGGTTTACGAAATTCTGGTTAA
- a CDS encoding anti sigma factor C-terminal domain-containing protein produces the protein MNMKTFEIATKKSKKKHLWKTVGLSILGLLLITGATLKTLQILTANNGEKIYQEHELLSQVAYPNIEYSTYYYKATSLFAGAVHADRHKDLAGVPVAFGDYEYHYDWLGTYLNFSQDGPSYKGEIAYDRQTWSKLPLFYNTEKVDTDDFARVPSQELSLVKDMPNQLVEVAITFDKKYSFGDLQTMLPQNLKKNWYWIGTASKENTADFRIDQLFGFQGEAIKVYEPDAELPTEVAAWNPLTPMKKMAEQYNHYLGEYALVTDVKTFLDKFGKTDFSKQEEIDKLEFAGIILTGKAEDFAQLEGKDWIYASSIGASTPNQPYYRLDFE, from the coding sequence ATGAATATGAAAACTTTTGAAATTGCAACAAAGAAAAGTAAGAAAAAACACTTATGGAAAACGGTTGGTCTATCTATATTAGGGCTCTTGCTGATAACGGGGGCGACCTTGAAGACCTTGCAGATTTTGACTGCCAATAATGGTGAAAAAATCTATCAAGAACACGAATTATTGTCACAAGTTGCCTATCCAAACATTGAATACTCAACCTACTATTATAAAGCGACCTCTCTATTTGCTGGAGCTGTCCATGCAGATCGCCACAAAGACTTGGCAGGAGTTCCAGTTGCCTTTGGGGACTATGAATACCACTATGATTGGTTGGGAACGTATTTGAATTTTTCTCAGGATGGACCTTCTTATAAGGGAGAAATTGCCTATGATCGTCAAACCTGGTCAAAACTCCCTCTCTTCTATAATACGGAGAAAGTTGACACAGATGACTTTGCAAGGGTTCCAAGTCAAGAACTTTCTTTAGTGAAAGACATGCCCAATCAGCTAGTAGAAGTAGCCATCACTTTTGATAAAAAATATAGTTTTGGAGACTTGCAGACCATGCTTCCTCAAAATTTGAAAAAGAATTGGTACTGGATTGGAACAGCTTCTAAGGAGAACACAGCTGATTTTCGCATTGATCAGTTGTTTGGTTTTCAAGGAGAGGCTATAAAGGTTTATGAACCAGATGCTGAATTACCAACAGAAGTAGCTGCATGGAATCCTTTAACACCTATGAAAAAAATGGCTGAACAGTATAATCATTATTTAGGGGAATACGCACTCGTCACAGATGTCAAAACTTTCTTGGACAAATTTGGTAAAACGGACTTCTCTAAACAAGAAGAGATTGATAAGTTAGAATTTGCAGGCATTATCCTAACAGGGAAGGCAGAAGACTTTGCACAGTTGGAGGGTAAGGACTGGATTTATGCGTCAAGTATTGGTGCTTCAACTCCAAATCAACCCTACTATCGATTAGATTTCGAATAG